The genomic window TCCAGAAAGTCGTAGGCGCCCTCCTTCATGGCCTCGATGGCCATGGGAATATCGCCATGGCCACTCATCAGCAGCACCGGTATTGCCGCATCCAGTTGCTGCAAGCGGGCCAGCAGATCGAGGCCATTGAGCCTTGGCATCCGCACGTCACTCAGCACCACCACAGGACTGTCCGCGTGCAGGGACGCCAGCGCCTTTTCGGGTTGCGCAAAGGCCTGCACGCAGAAATCGTCCAGCTCCAGCATTTCGGTCAGCGCTTCGGTGATTTCTGCATCATCGTCGATGATGACGACCTGGATATCGCTATGCATGCTGTCCCGCCCTTTTGAGTACCAGAGTAAAGGTGCTGCCGTGCCCCTGGCGGGATTGCACCCGAATATGCCCGCCAAAATCCTGCACTATGTTGTAGCTGATCGACAAGCCCAGACCCAGGCCTTCGCCGACCTCCTTGCCGGTAAAAAACGGATCAAAGATCTGCCCCAGCTGATCCGCCACCATGCCGATACCGCTGTCCTGCACCTCAACCATGACAGTATCGGCCGCCTGCCCAAGCCGAATGTTCAGGCGCCGGACCTTGCTGTTTTTCATCGCATCAATGGCATTGCTCAGCAGATTGACCAGCACCTGTTCAAGCCGAATCGGCTCCGCCTCGACCCTGAGCCCTGGGGGGCCAGGTTCATAACAAAGTTCGCAGTCCACGTCCGCCAGCCGCGCCGACATCAGCTCCAGTGCTTCCCGGATGACCCCATCCAGATCCACCGGACTCAGCTCAGTGCCGGCCTCGCGGGCAAACGCCTTGAGATGGCGGGTAATGCTGGCGATCTTGTCCAGCAGCTGGCGAATCTTGTTCAGACTCAGGCGCGCCTGCTCCGGCTGCTGCCGGTCGAGCCTGCGCCCGGCGCTATGCAGATGACTGGCAATGGCGGTGAGCGGCTGATTGATTTCGTGGGTAATACCGACACTCAACTGACCCAGCGCCGCCAGTTTGCCGGCCTGTATCAGTTCGTTCTGGGCCGCCTTGAGCTGCGCTTCGGCGGTGATGCGCTCGTCGATTTCGGCGGCCAGGCGCTGATTGGTGCGCTCCACCTCGATGGCGGTTTTCTGAAAATGCTTCAGATCCCGTGCCATGGCGGAGACCTCGTCGTCCCCCAGAATGCGGATATTAGTATCCAGCTGCGCCGAGGCGATGGCACGCATGTTCTGCTGCAGTTCAATAATGCGCTGCAGCACGTTGCGTCGCACGTAAAACCAGGAGATCGCGCAGGCCACTACCAGACTGATCAGCGACAGCAACAGGCTGCTGCGAATACTGACATT from Marinobacterium aestuarii includes these protein-coding regions:
- a CDS encoding ATP-binding protein, translating into MKRLGIGGRLFLAFVLISSITVLASGLATNTYLDLSERLLALKEQDIPGLDAAARLNNTSRLVVATAPLLVTSDSNLARQQAMGELRGAILDMDQLMRNLPDYNRYFSELIVQIENSLVLLNQSVERREQIRRELALESNRVFPLFSQFIQRLEASHHALSGDALGAVISRLYYFSGMVEKVRNDASFNDLDYTFLRLELLGAQIRQQLQGIAPDTIEPELIDDLHELLRIGSRAGALFALKNEELDLLYQQSFFLENSQQHIQQLATQINHHTNQTNASISDSLQAAILSINVSIRSSLLLSLISLVVACAISWFYVRRNVLQRIIELQQNMRAIASAQLDTNIRILGDDEVSAMARDLKHFQKTAIEVERTNQRLAAEIDERITAEAQLKAAQNELIQAGKLAALGQLSVGITHEINQPLTAIASHLHSAGRRLDRQQPEQARLSLNKIRQLLDKIASITRHLKAFAREAGTELSPVDLDGVIREALELMSARLADVDCELCYEPGPPGLRVEAEPIRLEQVLVNLLSNAIDAMKNSKVRRLNIRLGQAADTVMVEVQDSGIGMVADQLGQIFDPFFTGKEVGEGLGLGLSISYNIVQDFGGHIRVQSRQGHGSTFTLVLKRAGQHA